A single region of the Sphingobium sp. EP60837 genome encodes:
- a CDS encoding type II secretion system F family protein translates to MINPIYIRAFVLVLLFAAVILTIEGVHSWFRARAGTERVVNKRLKMIAAGFERSTVLSKLRRDDETLNFNHDSVFGRMGLSVIRALHGAGLSVPARTVLTLMTIATGLLFLIVIIGALLSGYGMTAGMIMMAAAFAASLGVLLPIMVLSRLSQRRRKKMEEQFPVALDTFVRGLRAGHPIAAALDLLTKEMRDPIGSEFGIVVDEVTYGSDLRDALQRMAERWDMNEMHMFVTSLSVQAETGGNLAEILENLSLVIRERASLFLKVRALSSEGRMTAVMLTALPILAFVALFLLNPAFYLDIAQDPMFIFGFSGLIILYIIGFVTIRRMVDLKV, encoded by the coding sequence ATGATCAATCCGATCTACATCCGCGCCTTCGTTCTGGTCCTGCTGTTCGCGGCGGTGATCCTGACGATTGAGGGCGTCCACAGCTGGTTCCGGGCACGCGCGGGTACGGAGCGCGTCGTCAACAAGCGGCTGAAGATGATCGCGGCGGGGTTCGAGCGCAGCACGGTCCTTTCAAAGCTTCGCCGTGATGACGAGACGCTGAACTTCAATCATGACAGCGTCTTCGGCCGCATGGGGCTGAGCGTCATCCGGGCGCTGCATGGCGCGGGCCTGAGCGTGCCTGCGCGCACGGTGCTGACGCTGATGACGATCGCGACGGGGCTGCTGTTCCTGATCGTGATTATCGGCGCGCTGCTGTCAGGATATGGCATGACGGCGGGGATGATCATGATGGCGGCGGCCTTTGCCGCGTCGCTGGGCGTGCTGCTGCCGATCATGGTGCTGAGCCGGTTGAGCCAGCGCCGGCGCAAGAAGATGGAAGAGCAGTTTCCCGTGGCGCTGGACACTTTCGTCCGAGGCCTGCGCGCGGGGCATCCGATTGCGGCGGCATTGGACCTGCTGACCAAGGAGATGCGGGACCCGATCGGCAGCGAGTTCGGCATCGTCGTCGATGAAGTCACCTATGGTTCCGACCTGCGCGACGCCTTGCAGCGCATGGCCGAGCGGTGGGACATGAACGAGATGCATATGTTCGTGACGTCCCTGTCCGTGCAGGCGGAGACGGGCGGCAACTTGGCCGAGATATTGGAAAATCTGTCGCTGGTGATCCGCGAGCGGGCGAGCCTGTTCCTGAAGGTGCGGGCGCTGAGTTCCGAAGGGCGGATGACCGCGGTCATGCTGACCGCGCTGCCGATCCTGGCCTTCGTCGCGTTGTTCCTGCTCAATCCGGCCTTTTACCTGGATATCGCGCAGGACCCCATGTTCATCTTCGGATTTTCCGGGCTCATCATCCTCTACATCATCGGCTTCGTCACGATACGCCGCATGGTTGACCTGAAAGTGTGA
- a CDS encoding type II secretion system F family protein, with protein MLDLALISQLRPILLILLFVAIVAIVYGVSEAVARTSRVRSRLDVVSEAGSVVQGGGQSLRNERNNSEWKKLVERIERLGISLADTQNDSLRKRLIAAGYPSPEAPKVFTFIRLVLTLVLPAILVLMSLNKPEPPSPVKLYLMATAIAVLGLYLPNLFISAKAARRQEAIVHGFPDALDLMLVCVEAGLGLEAAMDRVGRELAISHPLVSQALGKVVLELRAGRSRADALRRMADDVDVDEIRSFATLLIQSDQLGSSVGQTLRVYAAEMREKRRMRAEEKAHRLPVLLSVPLVACMLPVMIGVLMLPAVVRVVRDILPAMAR; from the coding sequence ATGCTGGACCTCGCCCTTATCTCGCAGCTTCGGCCGATATTGCTGATCCTGCTGTTCGTCGCGATCGTGGCGATCGTCTATGGCGTTTCGGAAGCGGTAGCGCGCACCTCGAGGGTGCGCAGCCGCCTCGATGTGGTCAGCGAAGCGGGGAGCGTGGTGCAGGGCGGTGGGCAAAGCCTGCGCAACGAGCGGAACAACAGCGAATGGAAAAAGCTGGTCGAGCGGATCGAGAGGCTGGGCATTTCCCTGGCGGATACGCAGAATGACAGCCTGCGCAAGCGGCTGATCGCGGCGGGCTACCCTTCGCCCGAAGCGCCCAAGGTGTTCACATTCATCCGGCTGGTGCTGACGTTGGTGCTGCCTGCGATATTGGTGCTGATGTCGCTGAACAAGCCGGAGCCGCCGAGCCCGGTGAAGCTCTACTTGATGGCGACTGCTATCGCTGTGCTGGGGCTGTATCTGCCTAACCTGTTCATTTCGGCCAAGGCGGCGCGGCGGCAAGAGGCGATCGTTCACGGCTTTCCCGACGCGCTGGACCTGATGCTGGTGTGCGTTGAGGCGGGGCTTGGGCTGGAAGCGGCGATGGATCGGGTGGGGCGCGAACTTGCCATATCGCATCCACTGGTGTCGCAGGCGCTGGGCAAGGTGGTTCTGGAACTGCGCGCGGGGCGCAGCCGGGCCGATGCGCTGCGGCGTATGGCGGACGATGTGGATGTGGACGAAATCCGCTCCTTCGCGACGCTGCTGATCCAGTCGGACCAGCTGGGGTCGAGCGTGGGGCAAACGCTGCGCGTCTATGCGGCGGAAATGCGCGAGAAGCGGCGGATGCGGGCCGAAGAAAAGGCGCACAGGTTGCCGGTGCTGCTGTCGGTTCCGCTGGTCGCCTGCATGCTGCCGGTGATGATCGGGGTGCTGATGCTGCCTGCGGTGGTGCGGGTAGTGCGTGATATTCTGCCGGCGATGGCGCGGTAG
- a CDS encoding tetratricopeptide repeat protein, whose protein sequence is MKRRAMAVALIFASAACSSANRDVAIRSVNSEAVGTAGQDSLARGDVLFSRGEHALALDAYRRAMRQNPADPHALNGVAISYAAIGRHDLAREYFELALARAPQDERIHRNFARSLMAQGLQAEANALLAQIGQGAVPGTARRPTLAQLAASGGGTPAGLPARTAGLDLERVSMGEVRLRTLAVSGARPTLPGRRTSQLNTAIVTVANASKSAPAISLTRELKAPIVQLSATSDATLDKPVASLGCNVSPVGANAKASPACATMAGAVEHDGLFEQLWKWSGGRG, encoded by the coding sequence ATGAAGAGACGGGCAATGGCGGTCGCGCTCATCTTCGCGAGCGCGGCATGCAGTTCAGCGAACCGGGACGTCGCGATCCGATCCGTCAACAGCGAGGCCGTAGGCACGGCCGGGCAGGACTCTCTGGCGCGCGGCGACGTGCTGTTTTCGCGCGGGGAGCATGCGCTGGCGCTGGACGCCTACCGGCGAGCCATGCGGCAGAACCCGGCCGATCCGCACGCGCTAAACGGCGTAGCGATCAGCTATGCGGCGATAGGGCGGCATGACCTAGCGCGCGAATATTTCGAATTGGCTCTGGCGCGCGCGCCGCAGGATGAGCGCATTCATCGGAACTTCGCGCGCAGCCTGATGGCGCAGGGTTTGCAGGCCGAAGCGAACGCGCTGCTGGCGCAGATCGGGCAGGGGGCCGTGCCGGGGACGGCGCGCCGCCCGACGCTGGCGCAACTGGCGGCGAGCGGGGGAGGGACGCCCGCCGGATTGCCTGCGCGAACCGCTGGGCTGGATCTGGAACGGGTTTCGATGGGTGAAGTGCGGTTGCGTACGCTGGCGGTCAGCGGCGCGCGGCCGACGCTGCCTGGCCGCAGGACGTCGCAGTTGAACACGGCGATCGTGACTGTCGCCAACGCGAGCAAATCAGCGCCTGCCATTTCGCTGACGCGCGAGTTGAAAGCGCCGATCGTCCAGCTTTCCGCCACGTCCGATGCGACGCTGGACAAGCCGGTCGCGTCGCTGGGATGTAACGTGTCTCCGGTTGGGGCTAACGCCAAGGCGTCACCAGCTTGCGCGACGATGGCGGGCGCGGTCGAGCATGATGGTCTGTTCGAACAGTTGTGGAAGTGGAGCGGAGGCCGGGGATGA
- a CDS encoding tetratricopeptide repeat protein has protein sequence MSVLLLLAAATALPAPLPPSATTAPALDYGRLIDDAIDGGRIIQAESMLGQWRANARAQEGAAVDIAVARMTLAKGQNGEAETRFAAISQAGSKDCRVDEGLGIARLRLGRAEQATDALRRAVDHCAGRWRAWNALGVAYDAEKAWALSAAAYEKAFQLTDKPVQILNNYGLSLMAQGQAERAVAIYGKALELAPDDARIIANSDAAQIMAGRDIERRPADDANSWAKRLGEAGKVALRMGDAGKARAYLSRAVTESESFQPEAAATLATMGAKP, from the coding sequence ATGAGCGTCCTCCTGCTTCTGGCGGCTGCGACGGCTTTACCTGCACCGCTGCCGCCGAGCGCGACGACAGCTCCCGCGTTGGATTATGGCCGCCTGATCGATGATGCGATCGATGGTGGGCGGATCATCCAGGCTGAAAGCATGCTCGGCCAATGGCGGGCCAATGCGCGAGCGCAGGAGGGCGCGGCGGTCGATATCGCGGTCGCGCGTATGACGCTTGCCAAGGGACAGAATGGAGAGGCCGAAACGCGCTTTGCCGCGATCAGCCAGGCCGGATCGAAGGACTGCCGCGTCGATGAGGGGCTGGGCATCGCGCGTCTGCGGCTTGGCCGCGCTGAACAGGCGACAGACGCGCTGCGCCGCGCCGTCGATCATTGCGCCGGGCGCTGGCGGGCATGGAATGCGCTGGGCGTCGCCTATGATGCTGAAAAGGCGTGGGCACTTAGCGCGGCGGCCTATGAAAAGGCATTTCAACTGACCGACAAGCCGGTGCAGATACTCAATAATTATGGCCTTTCGCTGATGGCGCAGGGGCAGGCGGAGAGAGCCGTGGCCATATATGGCAAGGCTTTGGAGCTGGCGCCCGATGACGCGCGCATCATCGCCAATAGCGACGCCGCGCAGATCATGGCTGGACGCGACATAGAGCGCCGCCCGGCCGACGACGCCAATAGCTGGGCGAAGCGGCTGGGCGAGGCAGGGAAGGTGGCGCTGCGCATGGGCGACGCGGGCAAAGCGCGGGCATATTTGAGCCGCGCAGTGACAGAGTCGGAAAGCTTTCAGCCAGAAGCTGCCGCCACGCTTGCAACGATGGGAGCCAAGCCGTGA
- a CDS encoding A24 family peptidase, protein MTKDLILLAVCLVLMAAAIEDIAKLRISNILPLLVMGLFVPWVVVAGWQNDIWQNGTLFLVVFALGSALFAMGWMGGGDVKLMAACALWFDWSAALPWFVYVTVGGGVLALLLMAGRRMVPRTVRDGSSLAIFAANGPIPYGVAIALGTIMTLYMAGPNPSGVAHLPSFVKGL, encoded by the coding sequence GTGACGAAGGACCTGATATTGCTGGCGGTTTGCCTGGTTCTGATGGCAGCGGCGATCGAGGATATCGCGAAGCTGCGGATTTCGAACATATTGCCGCTGCTCGTCATGGGCCTGTTCGTGCCTTGGGTGGTGGTGGCCGGTTGGCAAAATGACATCTGGCAGAACGGAACGCTTTTCCTGGTGGTTTTTGCCCTGGGGTCGGCGCTGTTCGCGATGGGCTGGATGGGCGGGGGAGACGTCAAGCTGATGGCGGCTTGCGCGCTCTGGTTCGATTGGTCGGCGGCACTGCCCTGGTTTGTCTATGTGACGGTGGGCGGCGGCGTGCTGGCGCTGCTGCTGATGGCCGGGCGGCGCATGGTTCCGCGTACGGTGCGGGACGGTTCCTCGCTGGCGATCTTCGCGGCGAACGGCCCCATTCCCTATGGCGTGGCGATCGCGCTGGGGACCATCATGACGCTCTATATGGCTGGACCCAATCCGAGCGGCGTTGCGCATCTGCCGTCCTTCGTGAAGGGGTTGTAA
- a CDS encoding TonB-dependent receptor — protein sequence MGSTSPGPIDYVAGLYYFHQKITGRPISIYGPLATYWLLPASPTRTSALLNGYQTDGHTDFRSESFGVFGEVSWHPAARLSITGGLRYTYEEKDGIYDVRTFGGQATVPVSTLYNDQQSILHAQSYSAHDGDGSASGRINIAYDLTNQIMAYASFAKGQKSGGINMSGLPVNSANQAVLATAVVRPETNSTWEAGLKTRLLEGALVFNINGYHVDVKDFQANIVDNSATVAPRSYLANIPKVRVKGIEFDASAALGSHLTLRASGAYADGEYASYPNGPCPIERTGSSTARCDLTGNALPGLPKWTGSAGGEYRAPLKGGELFLRADAVTRTRVRGEATGSAYTVIKGYTLVNGSVGYRAGQWELALFARNLFDRDYMQNLTVQAGNSGLIVGTPSEPRTIGVTLRTRLGS from the coding sequence ATCGGCTCCACCAGCCCCGGACCGATCGACTATGTCGCCGGCCTCTACTATTTCCACCAGAAGATTACGGGCCGCCCGATCAGCATCTATGGCCCGCTGGCGACCTATTGGCTGCTCCCCGCCAGCCCCACCCGCACATCGGCCCTGCTGAACGGCTATCAGACCGACGGCCATACCGACTTCCGCAGCGAAAGCTTCGGCGTCTTCGGCGAGGTGAGCTGGCATCCGGCAGCGCGGCTCTCGATCACAGGCGGCCTGCGCTACACCTATGAGGAGAAAGACGGCATCTATGACGTGCGTACCTTCGGCGGGCAGGCGACGGTGCCCGTTTCGACGCTCTACAACGACCAGCAATCGATCCTGCACGCGCAAAGCTACAGCGCGCATGACGGCGACGGCAGCGCGTCGGGACGGATCAACATCGCCTACGACCTGACCAATCAGATCATGGCCTATGCCAGCTTCGCCAAGGGGCAAAAGTCGGGCGGCATCAACATGTCCGGCCTGCCGGTCAACAGCGCCAATCAGGCCGTGCTGGCCACCGCCGTCGTGCGCCCGGAAACCAATTCTACCTGGGAAGCCGGGCTCAAGACGCGGCTGCTGGAAGGCGCGCTGGTCTTCAACATCAATGGCTATCATGTGGATGTGAAGGATTTTCAGGCCAATATCGTCGATAATTCGGCCACCGTCGCGCCGCGCAGCTATCTTGCCAATATCCCCAAGGTCAGGGTGAAGGGCATCGAATTCGACGCATCGGCTGCATTAGGGTCCCACCTGACGCTGAGGGCGTCGGGCGCTTATGCGGACGGCGAATATGCCAGCTATCCCAACGGGCCTTGCCCCATCGAGCGGACGGGAAGCAGCACGGCGCGATGCGATCTCACCGGCAACGCTCTCCCCGGCCTACCCAAATGGACCGGATCGGCAGGCGGAGAATATCGCGCGCCTTTGAAAGGCGGAGAACTGTTCCTCCGCGCCGACGCCGTTACCCGCACACGGGTCCGGGGTGAGGCAACCGGCTCCGCCTATACGGTGATCAAAGGCTATACGCTGGTCAACGGCAGCGTGGGTTACCGCGCCGGACAATGGGAGCTGGCGCTGTTCGCCCGAAACCTGTTCGACCGGGATTATATGCAGAATCTTACCGTGCAGGCAGGCAATAGCGGCCTCATCGTGGGAACGCCGAGCGAGCCAAGAACAATCGGCGTAACGCTGCGGACGCGCCTGGGGTCGTGA
- a CDS encoding TonB-dependent receptor: MNKTSCAVIAALLAGISPKPVLAQTPKAESAPQGPIIVTARLREEDAQRVPASLSIVSGKDLERTYTVNINQLSQLAPALNYSSANPRNTAFTTRGLGSSVVAVSQANDGLEGGVGFYVDGVYHARPATAAFDFADIERVELLRGPQGTLFGKNTTAGAISIITKKPSFDFGGEAEISYGSRNFLQAKAAVTGPIEDGVLAFRLSGLVTRQDGYIRNVRRDERQNNIHNDAIRGQLLFQPSPDFTLRVIGDWANFSNNCCAQLFVRVAPTLKPAAQRYVTLAANAPGAPYAPPSLNPYDRVTDNDAPLGVDTDEGGVSATADWKLGGTILTSISAWRFWDWDAANDRDYTGLHIQTTQHIPSRQEQFS; encoded by the coding sequence ATGAACAAGACATCTTGTGCCGTAATAGCGGCATTATTGGCGGGCATTTCTCCGAAGCCAGTGTTGGCGCAGACGCCCAAAGCGGAAAGCGCACCTCAAGGGCCGATCATCGTCACCGCCCGCCTACGTGAAGAGGATGCACAGCGCGTTCCCGCATCGCTCAGCATCGTCAGCGGCAAGGACCTCGAACGAACCTACACAGTCAACATCAACCAGCTCAGCCAATTGGCGCCCGCGCTCAACTATTCCTCCGCCAATCCGCGCAACACCGCCTTCACGACACGCGGCCTGGGATCGAGCGTCGTCGCCGTCAGCCAGGCCAATGACGGGTTGGAAGGGGGCGTGGGCTTCTATGTCGATGGCGTCTATCATGCCCGCCCCGCAACCGCGGCGTTCGACTTCGCCGATATCGAACGAGTAGAGCTGCTGCGCGGACCGCAAGGCACATTGTTCGGCAAGAACACTACGGCAGGCGCGATCAGCATCATCACGAAGAAGCCCAGCTTCGACTTCGGCGGAGAAGCGGAAATCTCCTACGGCAGCCGAAACTTCCTGCAGGCCAAGGCTGCGGTGACCGGCCCCATCGAGGATGGCGTGCTCGCCTTCCGCCTGTCGGGTCTGGTGACGCGGCAGGACGGTTATATCCGCAACGTCCGGCGCGACGAGCGGCAGAATAATATTCACAATGATGCGATCCGCGGGCAACTGCTGTTCCAGCCATCGCCGGATTTCACCCTGCGGGTCATCGGAGATTGGGCGAACTTCAGCAACAATTGCTGCGCCCAGCTTTTCGTGCGGGTGGCGCCAACGCTCAAGCCTGCCGCGCAACGCTATGTGACTTTGGCCGCCAATGCCCCGGGTGCCCCCTATGCCCCGCCCAGCCTCAATCCCTATGATCGCGTAACCGACAATGACGCGCCGCTTGGCGTCGATACGGATGAAGGCGGCGTTTCGGCTACCGCCGACTGGAAGCTCGGCGGGACCATATTGACGTCGATCAGCGCCTGGCGCTTCTGGGACTGGGACGCGGCCAACGATCGCGACTATACCGGACTGCACATCCAGACCACGCAGCATATCCCGTCCCGGCAGGAGCAGTTCAGCTAG
- the purQ gene encoding phosphoribosylformylglycinamidine synthase subunit PurQ: MKSAVIVFPGSNCDRDLATAFEAVSGSKPAMIWHRDTELPDDIDLIGVPGGFSYGDYLRSGAMAARSPVMQAVAKAADRGAYVLGICNGFQVLTESGLLPGALLRNAGGHFVCRDVSLTVENAQSAFTSRYDAGESVIFPVAHHDGNYFADPETLDRLEGEGRVALRYGESVNGSARNIAGILNEAGNVLGMMPHPERVIEPAHGKTDGRRLFEGLLEGLLARA, from the coding sequence ATGAAGAGCGCTGTCATCGTCTTCCCCGGCAGCAATTGCGACCGCGACCTCGCCACGGCGTTCGAGGCGGTGAGCGGTTCGAAGCCGGCCATGATCTGGCACCGCGACACCGAACTGCCGGATGACATCGACCTGATCGGCGTTCCGGGCGGCTTTTCCTATGGCGACTATCTGCGATCCGGCGCGATGGCAGCCCGCTCTCCTGTCATGCAGGCCGTCGCAAAGGCGGCCGATCGCGGCGCCTATGTACTGGGCATCTGCAACGGCTTCCAGGTGCTGACCGAAAGCGGCCTGCTGCCCGGCGCGCTGCTGCGCAATGCCGGCGGCCATTTCGTCTGCCGCGACGTTTCCCTGACGGTGGAAAATGCGCAGAGCGCCTTCACCAGCCGCTACGACGCTGGCGAGTCGGTGATTTTCCCGGTTGCCCATCATGACGGCAATTATTTCGCCGACCCCGAAACGCTCGACCGCCTCGAAGGCGAAGGCCGCGTGGCGCTGCGCTATGGCGAAAGTGTCAACGGCTCGGCCCGCAACATCGCAGGCATCCTCAACGAGGCGGGCAATGTGCTGGGCATGATGCCCCACCCCGAACGCGTGATCGAACCCGCCCACGGTAAGACCGACGGCCGCCGCCTGTTCGAAGGCTTGCTCGAAGGTCTGCTGGCGCGCGCCTGA
- the purS gene encoding phosphoribosylformylglycinamidine synthase subunit PurS, protein MKARIFVTLKGGVLDPQGKAIHHALDGLGFSGVNDVRAGKLIELDLADGTSDEDIDAMCRKLLANTVIENYRIEKVA, encoded by the coding sequence ATGAAAGCCCGCATCTTCGTCACCCTCAAGGGCGGGGTTCTCGACCCGCAGGGCAAGGCGATCCACCACGCACTCGACGGCCTGGGCTTTTCGGGCGTGAACGACGTGCGCGCGGGCAAGCTCATCGAGCTGGACCTGGCGGACGGCACCAGCGACGAAGATATCGACGCCATGTGCCGCAAGCTGCTCGCCAACACGGTGATCGAAAACTACCGCATCGAAAAGGTGGCCTGA
- a CDS encoding sulfite exporter TauE/SafE family protein yields the protein MSGEYLYYTCAILAVILSGLAKGGFAGVGALAMPIMALGIDPVRAAAIMLPILILQDAVSVWSFRHSWDAHILKVMLPGMAAGVGLGYLFAAQVPETAVLGALGFISTLFGAQRLWVERGGAIVLPSTSPNWIGTLLGVASGFTSQIAHAGAPPFQMWVLPKRLARDVLIGTSAIAFAVMNWIKVPAYAALGQFTRANLMATAMLAPIAIAATFAGVVLVRRVDPARFYTLIYVLMVLLGIKLMVDAAMG from the coding sequence ATGAGTGGCGAATATCTCTATTATACATGCGCGATCCTGGCGGTGATCCTTTCGGGGCTCGCCAAGGGTGGTTTCGCAGGCGTGGGCGCGCTGGCGATGCCGATCATGGCGTTGGGCATCGATCCTGTCCGGGCTGCGGCGATCATGCTGCCCATATTGATATTGCAGGATGCGGTCAGCGTCTGGTCGTTCCGGCATAGTTGGGACGCGCATATCTTGAAGGTGATGCTGCCCGGCATGGCGGCGGGCGTGGGGCTCGGCTATCTCTTTGCCGCGCAGGTGCCTGAGACGGCTGTGCTGGGCGCACTGGGCTTTATTTCCACGCTGTTCGGTGCGCAGAGGCTTTGGGTGGAGCGGGGCGGGGCGATCGTCCTGCCGTCCACATCGCCCAACTGGATCGGGACGCTGCTCGGCGTGGCGAGCGGCTTTACCAGCCAGATCGCCCATGCGGGTGCGCCGCCCTTTCAGATGTGGGTTCTGCCCAAGCGGCTGGCGCGCGATGTGCTGATCGGAACCAGCGCCATCGCCTTTGCCGTCATGAACTGGATCAAGGTGCCCGCTTATGCCGCGTTGGGGCAGTTCACCCGCGCCAATCTGATGGCGACAGCGATGCTGGCGCCGATCGCGATCGCGGCGACCTTTGCCGGGGTGGTGCTGGTGCGGCGGGTTGATCCGGCGCGTTTCTACACGCTGATCTACGTGCTGATGGTGCTGCTGGGGATCAAGCTGATGGTGGACGCAGCGATGGGGTAA
- the purC gene encoding phosphoribosylaminoimidazolesuccinocarboxamide synthase has protein sequence MARRRQIYEGKAKILYEGPEPGTIIQYFKDDATAFNAQKKGTISGKGVLNNRISEHIFTLLGQIGVPTHFIRRLNMREQLVRQVEIVPIEVVVRNVAAGSLSKKLGIEEGTQLPRTLIEYCYKDDALGDPLVSEEHIACFGWATQEEMHDIADMAIRINDFMCGLFAAIGIRLVDFKLEFGRLWDGDYSRVILADEISPDGCRLWDMNTGEKLDKDRFRRDLGGEVEAYQEVARRLGLMPEGADTTVLDLDTHRKKRSKD, from the coding sequence ATGGCTCGTCGCCGCCAGATTTACGAAGGCAAGGCAAAGATCCTTTACGAAGGCCCGGAGCCCGGCACGATCATTCAATATTTCAAGGATGACGCCACCGCCTTCAACGCGCAGAAGAAGGGCACGATCTCCGGCAAGGGCGTGCTCAACAACCGCATTTCCGAGCATATCTTCACCCTGCTTGGCCAGATCGGCGTGCCCACCCACTTCATCCGCCGCCTCAACATGCGCGAGCAGTTGGTGCGCCAGGTGGAAATCGTCCCCATCGAAGTCGTCGTGCGCAACGTCGCCGCCGGCTCGCTCAGCAAGAAGCTGGGGATCGAGGAAGGCACGCAGCTGCCCCGCACCCTCATCGAATATTGCTACAAGGACGATGCGCTGGGCGATCCGCTCGTGTCCGAAGAGCATATCGCCTGCTTCGGCTGGGCCACGCAGGAAGAGATGCACGACATCGCCGACATGGCGATCCGCATCAACGACTTCATGTGCGGCCTCTTCGCGGCCATCGGCATCCGCCTGGTGGACTTCAAGCTGGAGTTCGGCCGCCTGTGGGATGGCGACTATAGCCGTGTCATCCTGGCCGACGAGATCAGCCCGGACGGCTGCCGCCTGTGGGACATGAACACCGGCGAAAAGCTCGACAAGGACCGCTTCCGCCGCGATCTGGGCGGCGAAGTCGAAGCCTATCAGGAAGTCGCGCGCCGCCTCGGCCTCATGCCCGAGGGCGCAGATACGACCGTGCTGGACCTCGACACTCACCGCAAGAAGCGCAGCAAGGACTGA
- a CDS encoding alpha,alpha-trehalose-phosphate synthase (UDP-forming): MSRLIVISNRVSRPNKSGNQGGLAVALAQALRESRGIWVGWSGEITENFTGHIGFSEDEGVKTATIDLEEQDVDEYYNGYANKTLWPLFHFRIDLAEYARDFEGGYNRVNQRFADTASPLIEPEDIIWVHDYHMIPLGQMLRDKGLNNRMGFFLHIPWPPTRLLVSLPHHTKLVQTLFAYDVVGLHTEEWLESFRHYIEREMGGTVNGDFVTLNGRTIQAIACPIGINAQEFSRAAVSDAASSMFEQVRRSLQHRALIVGVDRLDYSKGLEERFNGYARFLKDHPEHHRNVVLTQIAPPSRGEVESYQHIRATLDALAGRINGEYSDVDWSPVRYVNQGYPRDKLAGIYRAAQIGLVTPLRDGMNLVAKEYVAAQDPEDPGVLILSRFAGAATQLKDALLINPYSPEEVSDSITRALAMPLEERKRRWQSMMKCVEEQDISWWRQCFTERLMAVQREVEEKKPQIEAAE; this comes from the coding sequence ATGAGCCGCCTGATTGTCATTTCCAACCGGGTAAGCAGGCCCAACAAGTCCGGTAATCAGGGCGGTCTTGCCGTAGCTCTCGCCCAGGCGCTGCGGGAAAGCCGGGGCATCTGGGTCGGCTGGTCGGGTGAGATCACGGAAAATTTCACCGGCCATATCGGTTTTTCGGAAGACGAAGGCGTCAAGACTGCAACGATCGATCTGGAAGAGCAGGACGTCGATGAATATTATAACGGCTACGCCAACAAGACGCTGTGGCCGCTCTTCCACTTCCGGATCGATCTGGCGGAATATGCCCGCGATTTCGAAGGCGGCTATAATCGCGTCAATCAGCGCTTCGCCGACACGGCGAGCCCCCTGATCGAACCAGAGGACATCATATGGGTTCATGATTATCACATGATCCCGCTCGGCCAGATGTTAAGGGACAAGGGCCTTAACAACCGGATGGGCTTTTTCCTGCACATCCCCTGGCCGCCGACGCGCCTGCTCGTGTCGCTGCCGCATCATACCAAGCTGGTGCAGACGCTCTTCGCTTATGATGTTGTGGGTCTCCACACCGAAGAATGGCTGGAATCCTTCCGCCATTATATCGAACGGGAAATGGGCGGAACGGTCAACGGCGACTTCGTCACGCTCAATGGCCGCACGATCCAGGCGATTGCCTGCCCGATCGGCATCAATGCCCAGGAATTCTCCAGGGCCGCCGTCAGCGACGCGGCCAGCTCCATGTTCGAACAGGTCCGCCGTTCGCTGCAGCACCGTGCCCTGATCGTGGGCGTTGATCGGCTGGATTACAGCAAGGGGCTGGAGGAACGCTTCAACGGCTATGCCCGCTTCCTGAAGGACCACCCCGAACATCATCGTAATGTCGTGCTGACCCAGATAGCGCCCCCGTCCCGGGGCGAAGTGGAAAGCTACCAGCATATCCGCGCCACGCTGGACGCGCTCGCGGGCCGCATAAACGGCGAATATAGCGATGTGGACTGGAGCCCCGTGCGCTACGTCAACCAAGGCTATCCCCGCGACAAGCTGGCGGGCATATATCGCGCTGCCCAGATTGGGCTCGTCACCCCGCTGCGCGACGGCATGAACCTCGTTGCCAAGGAATATGTCGCGGCGCAGGACCCGGAGGACCCCGGCGTCCTCATCCTCTCGCGCTTCGCAGGAGCGGCCACCCAGCTCAAGGACGCGCTGCTCATCAACCCCTATAGTCCCGAGGAGGTGTCCGATTCCATCACTCGCGCGCTCGCGATGCCCCTGGAGGAACGGAAGCGCCGCTGGCAGTCGATGATGAAATGCGTTGAGGAGCAGGACATAAGCTGGTGGCGGCAATGCTTCACCGAACGCCTGATGGCGGTCCAGCGCGAGGTTGAAGAGAAAAAGCCCCAGATAGAGGCGGCCGAATAG